aattgtgcAAGCTGCAACCAAAAACatgaaatgaaggatttacagtactgaTTAAATATTGTTCCATATATGGATGATTGATATATTCATAATGTAacttttggctattttaatacaaattagtCTGAAATTACTAGACTATAAGCATTCTGTAGCACATTATTTAGTCAAATGTCCCCAGTTACACTACTCTTAAATACATGATAAtcatgttattttaatagatcaaattgaaatgatagtatcaacgTATAGTTTGTAAGTAGAATGactaatgttgtaattaaatcattcattttaagacgaagaaattgtaaCTGGTACAGTTTcattatacaagttgtaacttgtacagacatcGCAACTTGCATacaacacatttatatatactcgaaaagcttaaaatatgtaatatgaaaCTAGTACATAATCGAGATATTATCGTTTATATCGTTATGGCTAATAGTATATCCTAGATAcatgattgtttaaaaaactaatGGTGAAATCCAAGGATTGATAGGCTTATTTACGGATTTgcgattattatttaatcttgatatattataattcatagattctatatattttacaacatgCGTTCAAGTTGAGGTTTCTTCAAGCAGCTTTCGCTCTCTTTTTGATTCTGCCGCTATAATACTAAGTAATATTCATATTGACTATATAATGTGAGTTTggaaagtatataaattaataatgttacTTACAAATACTTTGATTAGAAGAGCGGTGCGTTTCAGAATGCAAACAATAGTCGATCATTGCCGACAACTTCATCAGGATGATAAATCCTTAAGGCCTAAACGTCCTTACACAATCGTTGTGGAAGGAAACATAGGAGCAGGTTTGAACCATGGTGTAGAACAGATATCAAtacaaatcaaatcaatttttacttGATTAGGGAAAACAACTTTTCTACAAGATATTAAGGAGTTATCCCCTCCAGGCCTCATCGAAGTTATTGAAGAACCAGTTGATGAGTGGCAAGCATACAAAGATAAGTTCAACTTAATGGACATGATGTATCAAGACCCCAAAAAGTGGAGTTTCCTCTTTCAAGTTCAAGTTCAGCTATCCATGATGAAAAAGTACAAAACTCCTTACTCACGACCTATTCGAATCATGGAGAGATCTCTGTTAAGGCATttctttaaactttaaatattaaaaaatcgatTCTAATTTAAGCTATCTAACATACATTTTCGTAGTGCAAGGTTTTGTTTTGTAGAAAATCTGTATAACAATGGATTCCTGGAGGATGCAGAACTCCATATGCTcaatgatttatataattttgtaattgagCATGACTGTTTTATTTGTCAAACggatttaatagtttatttgagAACATCTCCAGAGACTGCGTATCAGCGAATGCTTCAAAGATCTCGTTCTAAAGCTGAAAAAGCATTACCATATAATCAATTTGTTCAGATCCATGAACTACATGAGGACTGGCTCTttcgaaaaacaaaatttcaacctCTTTCCTCTCGAGTGGTTGTTATTGATGGAGACGAGGAGCTTGAGAAAATGAGACTCAATTATGATGAGTACCAAAAAGTCCTATTGGAGGACCTGCCCAATCTTTGAAAGGATAAAGATTCATCAAATTATTtacgttcatattttttattaccacGATACATTTAATTTCGATTCacaccttttaaaaatatttatctatttatactatggatataacagtttgttaatatattcttatattcaattgtacataatattttataaggttctttattaaattatgtcattatactcaaattagtaattatatgattaaactCTTGGTACATCGAAAGCCACAGAGCCCTACCATTGGTACACATATAACAATGGAATTTAAACAACTTAGGAATATCATTTGATTCGAAAAATCGTGCAATTTACAGTTTGATGAGGGTAACAAGACTGAGTTAGAATGGGTATAGAATGATTGACAAATGTAAGAGAGCCCTAAGAGAGAGTAATCTATGAGATAAATGACACTTAAAATAAGGAGTGCATAAaacgataatttatttttttgagacacACATGCATCTAACCATATGCAGTGATGATCTCGATTAGGAACATAAGCCGCGCAGATCTTGCAATATGTTGAATCTCGTATCGGGTTTGAGATCAAGGATTTTGATGAGGTTCTCTTAATCCTGAACACAAGGATAACACATGtgaagaataaaagaatgaaaacgAAATTTTCATTAAAGGATATGACCTTTGGCATTTGGAGTATACCAATGAGATAATATTCATAGACCGCTGAAATACATaagtttgaatttattaaaatgaactCGTTTGAAGAATAACTTACATAAAAGCTAAGAGGGATGAATTACTTACATAActgaataatttgaagaatggtaaTTGAGAAAAAGAATATGGTGGTTCGTCTGTATCGCATATACCATGTAATCAGGAGCCCAATGAGAAGTATCCAATAGAGAATGAAGgataatataatgttttgaaataCACTAGGTATTCCGAATTGAAGGAGTGGCAGAGAGATGGAGGGAAGAAGGaagtattttgatactttttgagCTCCTCCGGGAAAGGGAATTCGACATAATTTGTCCTCTATTGTAGTAAGTACTTTTAACATGGTACTCCTCTCCTGAGAACTACTTTTACTTTCTCCAGTATAT
The genomic region above belongs to Lepeophtheirus salmonis chromosome 8, UVic_Lsal_1.4, whole genome shotgun sequence and contains:
- the LOC121122855 gene encoding palmitoyltransferase ZDHHC23 isoform X1 — encoded protein: MVRTKIIIKNPITFLSSYGFHLFIEYESINNMAERREDLGCCEYINGKGRKSHLLKLFCECNELDEYAESLISYTGESKSSSQERSTMLKVLTTIEDKLCRIPFPGGAQKVSKYFLLPSISLPLLQFGIPSVFQNIILSFILYWILLIGLLITWYMRYRRTTIFFFSITILQIIQLSVYEYYLIGILQMPKVISFNENFVFILLFFTCVILVFRIKRTSSKSLISNPIRDSTYCKICAAYVPNRDHHCIWLDACVSQKNKLSFYALLILSVIYLIDYSLLGLSYICQSFYTHSNSVLLPSSNCKLHDFSNQMIFLSCLNSIVICVPMVGLCGFRCTKSLII
- the LOC121122856 gene encoding deoxynucleoside kinase isoform X2, translated to MLLTNTLIRRAVRFRMQTIVDHCRQLHQDDKSLRPKRPYTIVVEGNIGAGKTTFLQDIKELSPPGLIEVIEEPVDEWQAYKDKFNLMDMMYQDPKKWSFLFQVQVQLSMMKKYKTPYSRPIRIMERSLARFCFVENLYNNGFLEDAELHMLNDLYNFVIEHDCFICQTDLIVYLRTSPETAYQRMLQRSRSKAEKALPYNQFVQIHELHEDWLFRKTKFQPLSSRVVVIDGDEELEKMRLNYDEYQKVLLEDLPNL
- the LOC121122855 gene encoding uncharacterized protein isoform X2 — translated: MVRTKIIIKNPITFLSSYGFHLFIEYESINNMAERREDLGCYEYAESLISYTGESKSSSQERSTMLKVLTTIEDKLCRIPFPGGAQKVSKYFLLPSISLPLLQFGIPSVFQNIILSFILYWILLIGLLITWYMRYRRTTIFFFSITILQIIQLSVYEYYLIGILQMPKVISFNENFVFILLFFTCVILVFRIKRTSSKSLISNPIRDSTYCKICAAYVPNRDHHCIWLDACVSQKNKLSFYALLILSVIYLIDYSLLGLSYICQSFYTHSNSVLLPSSNCKLHDFSNQMIFLSCLNSIVICVPMVGLCGFRCTKSLII
- the LOC121122856 gene encoding deoxynucleoside kinase isoform X1, with translation MLLTNTLIRRAVRFRMQTIVDHCRQLHQDDKSLRPKRPYTIVVEGNIGAGKTTFLQDIKELSPPGLIEVIEEPVDEWQAYKDKFNLMDMMYQDPKKWSFLFQVQVQLSMMKKYKTPYSRPIRIMERSLLSARFCFVENLYNNGFLEDAELHMLNDLYNFVIEHDCFICQTDLIVYLRTSPETAYQRMLQRSRSKAEKALPYNQFVQIHELHEDWLFRKTKFQPLSSRVVVIDGDEELEKMRLNYDEYQKVLLEDLPNL
- the LOC121122856 gene encoding deoxynucleoside kinase isoform X3; translated protein: MQTIVDHCRQLHQDDKSLRPKRPYTIVVEGNIGAGKTTFLQDIKELSPPGLIEVIEEPVDEWQAYKDKFNLMDMMYQDPKKWSFLFQVQVQLSMMKKYKTPYSRPIRIMERSLLSARFCFVENLYNNGFLEDAELHMLNDLYNFVIEHDCFICQTDLIVYLRTSPETAYQRMLQRSRSKAEKALPYNQFVQIHELHEDWLFRKTKFQPLSSRVVVIDGDEELEKMRLNYDEYQKVLLEDLPNL
- the LOC121122856 gene encoding deoxynucleoside kinase isoform X4 encodes the protein MQTIVDHCRQLHQDDKSLRPKRPYTIVVEGNIGAGKTTFLQDIKELSPPGLIEVIEEPVDEWQAYKDKFNLMDMMYQDPKKWSFLFQVQVQLSMMKKYKTPYSRPIRIMERSLARFCFVENLYNNGFLEDAELHMLNDLYNFVIEHDCFICQTDLIVYLRTSPETAYQRMLQRSRSKAEKALPYNQFVQIHELHEDWLFRKTKFQPLSSRVVVIDGDEELEKMRLNYDEYQKVLLEDLPNL
- the LOC121122855 gene encoding uncharacterized protein isoform X3, producing the protein MAERREDLGCYEYAESLISYTGESKSSSQERSTMLKVLTTIEDKLCRIPFPGGAQKVSKYFLLPSISLPLLQFGIPSVFQNIILSFILYWILLIGLLITWYMRYRRTTIFFFSITILQIIQLSVYEYYLIGILQMPKVISFNENFVFILLFFTCVILVFRIKRTSSKSLISNPIRDSTYCKICAAYVPNRDHHCIWLDACVSQKNKLSFYALLILSVIYLIDYSLLGLSYICQSFYTHSNSVLLPSSNCKLHDFSNQMIFLSCLNSIVICVPMVGLCGFRCTKSLII
- the LOC121122855 gene encoding palmitoyltransferase ZDHHC23 isoform X4, producing MAERREDLGCCEYINGKGRKSHLLKLFCECNELDEYAESLISYTGESKSSSQERSTMLKVLTTIEDKLCRIPFPGGAQKVSKYFLLPSISLPLLQFGIPSVFQNIILSFILYWILLIGLLITWYMRYRRTTIFFFSITILQIIQLSVYEYYLIGILQMPKVISFNENFVFILLFFTCVILVFRIKRTSSKSLISNPIRDSTYCKICAAYVPNRDHHCIWLDACVSQKNKLSFYALLILSVIYLIDYSLLGLSYICQSFYTHSNSVLLPSSNCKLHDFSNQMIFLSCLNSIVICVPMVGLCGFRCTKSLII